The Myxococcales bacterium genomic sequence GGCGTTCTCTTCCGAATGAAGGCAGCCGCAGTTGCCGGCATCCTCGCGATCGCACTGGTTCGGAAGTCCCGTGGCGTTCCCGTTGTAACCGACGGCGAGCACCTTGCGATAATCCGTGCTGGTGATCACCGTGCCGACATTCAGGCGGGAACAGGTCGAGCGGTTGGCCAGCGTGCGGGCCAGGTTCAGGTAGATGTTTTCAAAACTCGGTCGACTGCTTGCTTCCATGGGCTCGAAATTGCTCCTTCGACACGGTCCGGTAGCTGG encodes the following:
- a CDS encoding CMP deaminase, with product MEASSRPSFENIYLNLARTLANRSTCSRLNVGTVITSTDYRKVLAVGYNGNATGLPNQCDREDAGNCGCLHSEENAVINCDSPRQVEKIVFVTHLPCVACAKRLINLGNVRQVYYGEDYRLRDSLELLKSVGIKVEKLEI